In the genome of Candidatus Pristimantibacillus lignocellulolyticus, the window TAAAACATGGGCAAAGATTAGTTATCAACTTTGGCAAGATAGTGAATCCTCCATTTTGGGATATGGAGTTCCAGAGGGGCGTATAGAATTAAGGCAAACTCTTGCATACTACTTATTAAAAACAAGAGGCGTTGAATGTCATCCAGAGCAAATTATCATTACATCTGGTGCGACACAAGCAATTATGCTTGTATCGAGATTGCTGTTATCACCTAATGATATAGCGATTATGGAAGACCCCATTACGAATGATATTCAAACCATCTTTAAGGATTCTGGTGCCAAAATCTATCCAATACCAGTAGATGAGTTGGGAATAAAAACAGCCCTATTACCAGACAATATGAACCCTAAATTTGTCTTTCTAACTCCCTCACACCAATTTCCTTTAGGAAGTACATTACCAATTCAACGTAGAATTGAATTAATTGAATATGCTAGAAATCATCATTGCTTTTTAATTGAAGATGATTATGATAGTGAGTTTCGCTACGAAGGGCCACCTGTTAGCTCTTTGCAGGGCCTAGATCCAGAGCTTGTACTCTACATCGGCTCTTTTAGTAAAATTCTCTCTCCTGCACTACGGATAGGATACATTGTCCTTCCAACACAGCTTATCGAAAAGTGTCGCCAATTGAAATGGTTAACAGACTTACACACACCTTCCTTGGACCAGCTTACCCTTTCTCGTTTTATACAGGAGGGCTACATGGAAAGACATATCACAAAAATGAAAAAGTTTTATAAAAGTCAACGTGATTTTCTTATCCAACGTTTACAATTAACTTTTTCACATAACGTAAAAATATTTGGCTACTCTACAGGTATGCATTTAATTGCAGAGTTTGAGAAGATAGAATTTACGCAAAATTTATTACTGAAAATCGAACAATTTGGTGTAAAGGTTTACCCAGTAGAAGATCATACAATCAAGAAGGAAAATC includes:
- a CDS encoding PLP-dependent aminotransferase family protein, whose protein sequence is MLWIPINRALDIPLNRQIYQQIRKKILHGHLLAGEKLASSRELSVELKVSRNVILEAYDQLLAEGFLIARRGAGTFVAEGALLIQQTKPIVTNKGGNSIVAKETINFRSGIPALNLFPRKTWAKISYQLWQDSESSILGYGVPEGRIELRQTLAYYLLKTRGVECHPEQIIITSGATQAIMLVSRLLLSPNDIAIMEDPITNDIQTIFKDSGAKIYPIPVDELGIKTALLPDNMNPKFVFLTPSHQFPLGSTLPIQRRIELIEYARNHHCFLIEDDYDSEFRYEGPPVSSLQGLDPELVLYIGSFSKILSPALRIGYIVLPTQLIEKCRQLKWLTDLHTPSLDQLTLSRFIQEGYMERHITKMKKFYKSQRDFLIQRLQLTFSHNVKIFGYSTGMHLIAEFEKIEFTQNLLLKIEQFGVKVYPVEDHTIKKENHNNRLIIGYGHLQKNEIEQGINRLFQAIYN